A region of Sphingomonas crusticola DNA encodes the following proteins:
- a CDS encoding YbjN domain-containing protein, which produces MIADEFENEREDEAPVDTLETYFEAHGWTHDRVGEDEIVATVPGSWAQYELRGVWREDDRVLQFLALPDIRVAADKRAVVYETIGLVNEQLWIGHFEIWSSNGMLLFRHAALLDGSSDSPLTLEQASTLIEAAIDECERFYPVFQFVLWGGKSPAEAMAAALIETHGEA; this is translated from the coding sequence ATGATCGCCGACGAGTTTGAGAACGAGCGCGAAGACGAGGCGCCGGTCGATACGCTCGAAACCTATTTCGAAGCGCATGGCTGGACGCATGACCGCGTCGGCGAGGATGAGATCGTCGCGACCGTGCCCGGAAGCTGGGCGCAATATGAACTGCGGGGCGTCTGGCGCGAGGATGACCGCGTCCTCCAGTTTCTGGCACTGCCGGACATTCGCGTCGCCGCCGACAAGCGCGCTGTCGTTTACGAGACGATCGGGCTGGTCAACGAGCAGCTGTGGATCGGCCATTTCGAGATATGGTCGTCGAATGGCATGCTGCTGTTCCGCCACGCCGCCTTGCTCGACGGCTCAAGCGACAGCCCGCTGACGCTGGAACAGGCATCGACGCTGATCGAGGCCGCCATTGACGAGTGCGAGCGTTTCTATCCGGTTTTCCAGTTCGTCCTGTGGGGGGGCAAGTCGCCGGCCGAGGCAATGGCGGCCGCGCTGATCGAAACGCACGGCGAGGCGTGA